A single window of Pseudoduganella plicata DNA harbors:
- a CDS encoding Fur family transcriptional regulator, with the protein MERSTRQRSAIRTVLEAAARPLSPQEIHAGVQVSVPEIGIATVYRNLKLLLDEGEIQSVTLPGENARYEAARLAHHHHHHFHCTQCDRVFEVEGCPGPMHDLAPAGFTVVRHDLTLYGTCAECAGAAVAAPAKSRGHGHRH; encoded by the coding sequence ATGGAACGATCCACACGCCAGCGCTCCGCCATTCGCACTGTTCTCGAAGCGGCCGCGCGTCCCCTCAGCCCGCAGGAAATCCATGCGGGCGTACAGGTCTCGGTGCCTGAAATCGGCATCGCGACCGTCTACCGCAACCTGAAGCTGCTGCTGGACGAAGGCGAGATCCAGAGCGTGACGCTGCCCGGCGAAAATGCCCGCTACGAAGCGGCCCGCCTGGCGCATCACCATCACCACCATTTCCACTGCACGCAGTGCGACCGGGTATTCGAGGTCGAAGGTTGCCCCGGTCCGATGCACGACCTGGCGCCGGCCGGCTTTACGGTCGTCCGGCACGACCTGACGTTGTACGGCACGTGTGCCGAATGCGCCGGCGCGGCCGTGGCCGCACCGGCCAAGTCCCGCGGGCATGGCCACCGCCACTGA
- a CDS encoding TonB-dependent receptor: MSSFTRFPLPHVSGKAIARAAAALAAGADAMAHAETGALALAPAPVVEIRASRDNGGPDRMAVGTGAAALPGTVTTITADEIATLPVGRDISNIFMRVPGVVANNIDQGDTGNGFRMRGFATQGTHGADTAIYIDGVPQNIPSSQGGAGHGPAFLEWMTADMIDTVDVVKGPVSALYGDQNRAGSITITTREGGSATPSSAAVTLSSYGGRRASLLLSGEYGAVRSLLVADRFRMNGFRHGATNDRANLFWKLSTTIGTGVYSLRASYYRSDYTGAGYLSLPALEAGLDPHATQYGLPGFGDAQRRSLVFNRRAIGAAGWFATVYAEDFERSRAITTSTTQHTFGLDDRRMYGARAGNTWTFGDSAILTAGLETRSDRGDALRQQYQRLQPTPNYVNNQDLDLLAHGVFMQGQYRVAPTVKLHGGLRYDRFDYDIVNRKLPAASTAYRGSALTPKYGAIWSVRQGVDVFANVAQGLRSPAAEQISSSGSLGPLGAPGGRINAGIDPSKVRSHDVGIDVRRAGGWHLAAAVYRITNDDEIVNTAPDVFAASGRTSRQGFELDAHYAPGRTFNAYLSYGRILRARLDNPAPGTGALLSVPANTWKAGMQYRQQAGPGRLTVNGDVYLTSRNPYYMGTPLVRRDMPTFVRYSVKGAYDLGKLQGTLAVTLQPHKFASDIAYGTATGLVVSTVPRTQVEAGLRYFF; encoded by the coding sequence TTGTCTTCCTTTACCCGTTTCCCCTTGCCGCACGTGTCCGGCAAGGCCATTGCACGAGCCGCCGCCGCCCTGGCCGCCGGCGCGGACGCCATGGCCCACGCCGAAACCGGCGCCCTCGCCCTCGCCCCTGCGCCGGTCGTCGAGATCCGCGCCAGCCGGGACAACGGCGGGCCCGACCGCATGGCCGTCGGCACGGGTGCCGCTGCGCTGCCCGGCACCGTCACCACCATCACGGCGGACGAGATCGCCACGCTGCCCGTGGGCCGCGACATCTCGAACATCTTCATGCGGGTGCCCGGCGTCGTCGCCAACAACATCGACCAGGGCGATACGGGTAACGGCTTTCGCATGCGCGGCTTCGCCACGCAGGGCACGCACGGCGCCGACACGGCCATCTACATCGACGGCGTGCCGCAGAACATACCGTCGAGCCAGGGCGGCGCCGGCCACGGCCCCGCGTTCCTGGAATGGATGACGGCCGACATGATCGACACCGTCGATGTCGTCAAGGGCCCCGTCTCGGCGCTGTACGGCGACCAGAACCGGGCCGGATCCATCACGATTACCACCCGCGAAGGCGGCAGCGCCACCCCGTCCAGTGCCGCCGTCACGCTGTCGAGCTACGGCGGGCGGCGCGCGTCGCTGCTGCTGTCGGGAGAATATGGCGCGGTGCGCTCGCTGCTGGTGGCGGACCGCTTCCGCATGAACGGCTTCCGCCACGGCGCCACCAACGACCGCGCCAACCTGTTCTGGAAGCTGTCGACGACGATCGGCACCGGCGTCTACAGCCTGCGCGCCAGCTACTATCGCTCCGACTACACGGGCGCCGGCTACCTGTCGCTGCCGGCGCTGGAAGCGGGACTCGATCCCCACGCCACGCAATACGGCCTGCCCGGCTTTGGCGACGCCCAGCGCCGCAGCCTGGTGTTCAACCGCCGCGCCATCGGCGCGGCGGGCTGGTTCGCCACGGTCTACGCGGAAGACTTCGAGCGCAGCCGTGCCATCACGACCAGCACGACCCAGCACACGTTCGGCCTGGACGACCGCCGCATGTACGGGGCGCGCGCGGGCAATACCTGGACCTTTGGCGACAGCGCCATCCTGACGGCGGGACTGGAAACGCGCTCGGACCGCGGCGATGCGCTGCGCCAGCAGTACCAGCGGCTGCAGCCGACGCCGAACTACGTCAACAACCAGGACCTGGACCTGCTGGCCCATGGCGTCTTCATGCAGGGCCAGTACCGGGTGGCGCCCACGGTGAAGCTGCATGGCGGGTTGCGCTACGACCGCTTCGATTACGACATCGTCAACCGCAAGCTGCCGGCGGCATCGACAGCCTACCGGGGCAGCGCACTGACACCGAAATATGGCGCCATCTGGAGCGTGCGCCAGGGAGTGGACGTGTTTGCCAACGTCGCGCAGGGGCTGCGCTCGCCAGCGGCCGAACAGATCAGCTCAAGCGGCAGCCTGGGACCGCTCGGCGCTCCGGGCGGACGGATCAATGCCGGTATCGATCCCAGCAAGGTGCGTTCGCACGATGTCGGCATCGACGTCCGCCGCGCCGGCGGCTGGCACCTGGCTGCCGCTGTGTATCGGATCACCAACGATGACGAGATCGTCAACACGGCACCCGACGTCTTTGCGGCGTCCGGCCGGACCAGCCGCCAGGGGTTCGAGCTGGACGCACACTACGCGCCCGGTCGCACGTTCAACGCCTACCTGAGCTACGGCCGCATCCTGCGCGCCCGCCTGGACAATCCCGCACCCGGTACCGGAGCCCTGCTGTCCGTCCCGGCCAATACGTGGAAGGCGGGGATGCAGTACCGCCAGCAGGCTGGGCCGGGCCGTCTGACCGTCAACGGCGACGTGTATCTGACCTCCCGTAATCCGTACTACATGGGCACGCCCCTCGTCCGGCGCGACATGCCCACGTTCGTGCGCTACAGCGTGAAGGGGGCATATGATCTCGGCAAGCTGCAGGGCACGCTGGCCGTAACGCTGCAGCCGCACAAGTTCGCCAGCGACATCGCGTATGGCACGGCCACCGGCCTGGTGGTATCGACCGTGCCGCGCACGCAGGTGGAAGCCGGCCTGCGCTACTTCTTCTGA
- a CDS encoding MerC domain-containing protein: MTPVQVKDRRLGRMTGLADTLGIATSALCLVHCLAMPLLLALLPAVGWASDDRTHALLVGVALLAALLSMGPGYAAHRRKEVLLAGGTGLACLAIAAFVIGPRYGHGWETAASVAGAALLGWAHLRNRICCRRHSAG, encoded by the coding sequence ATGACCCCTGTTCAGGTGAAGGATCGGCGGCTGGGCCGGATGACAGGCCTGGCCGATACGCTGGGCATCGCCACGTCGGCGCTGTGCCTCGTGCACTGCCTCGCCATGCCGCTGCTGCTGGCATTGCTGCCCGCCGTGGGGTGGGCGAGCGACGACCGCACGCATGCCCTGCTGGTTGGCGTCGCCCTGCTGGCGGCGCTGCTGTCGATGGGACCGGGATACGCCGCGCACCGGCGCAAGGAGGTCCTGCTGGCCGGCGGCACCGGCCTGGCATGCCTGGCGATTGCCGCGTTCGTCATCGGTCCCCGTTATGGGCACGGCTGGGAGACGGCGGCCAGCGTCGCCGGGGCGGCGCTGCTGGGGTGGGCGCACCTGCGCAACCGGATCTGCTGCCGGCGGCACTCAGCCGGCTGA